A genomic segment from Helicoverpa armigera isolate CAAS_96S chromosome 10, ASM3070526v1, whole genome shotgun sequence encodes:
- the LOC110381707 gene encoding uncharacterized protein LOC110381707: protein MVLNGMRTGNKIEINVISDKLHQNENYEEIVYEYEDALDLTGNSWYNRGLLTTLSIGLLGMGIDIFGFSVVVTGCSCDFQLELWQKSIMLSMPFVGPIFMSIPWGYISDTKGRKKTLLIALWGSFLSSFISAFSSNWIMLAVLKVFSSCFCSAVQSVAYTLLGESCSRKVRGFYMLIMTSVLMLFLLCYIVPGYFILQQTFSSNLGLILFTPWRLLTLIMASPLGISAFLLHFFYESPNFLINAGRESEALVYLQKMWFRNGGKGSEYPVRRVILKNEANVKLVDDNTNLLISFRQQTFPLFKPPLLWRTLQLFFLTNVIYTINNSLVMWMPHIVEAFTKGVSSEAVSGSLCNIIMGTAKVKNSTHEEVACSSSIQSGTLLSGIAHGIVFAGITLAVSKLASRKKAIMIGFLLITALSCLGAVFNTNHIGSLILYVGMMMTNLCMGVLFAYYVELFSTSYRSMASCLGVMVARISGLAGVNFLGVFLMTNCAMTFYAFTAYLFVGIAVAAYYLPADKPLGIKWKILRIQLKNKVKINSPRN, encoded by the exons ATGGTTCTAAATGGCATGCGTACgggaaataaaatagaaataaatgtgATCAGTGACAAATTACACCAAAATGAGAATTATGAGGAAATTGTATACGAATATGAAGACGCTTTGGATTTAACAG GTAACAGCTGGTACAACCGTGGTCTTCTAACAACTCTAAGCATAGGTCTGCTAGGCATGGGTATAGACATCTTTGGTTTCTCAGTGGTAGTCACAGGCTGTTCTTGTGACTTCCAACTGGAACTATGGCAGAAGAGTATCATGCTGTCCATGCCTTTTGTTG gCCCGATTTTTATGTCAATACCTTGGGGCTATATATCTGATACAAAGGGTCGAAAGAAAACATTGCTGATCGCTTTATGGGGAAGTTTTTTGTCATCCTTTATAAGTGCATTTTCCTCAAACTGGATCATGTTGGCTGTCCTCAAGGTTTTCAGTTCGTGCTT ttGTAGTGCAGTCCAATCAGTGGCCTATACATTGCTTGGAGAATCCTGTTCAAGAAAAGTCCGAGGTTTCTATATGCTGATAATGACCAGTGTGCTGATGTTATTCCTACTATGTTATattg tACCTGGCTACTTCATTCTTCAGCAAACCTTCTCAAGTAATCTGGGCCTCATCTTGTTCACACCCTGGCGGCTTTTAACCCTAATTATGGCATCACCACTTGGCATCAGCGCCTTTCTACTGCATTTCTTCTACGAAAGTCCTAATTTTCTTATCAATGCTGGTCGGGAGAGTGAAGCTTTGGTATATCTTCAAAAAATGTGGTTTAGGAACGGAGGCAAAGGATCTGAGTACccg GTACGTAGAGTGATATTAAAGAATGAGGCAAACGTCAAACTAGTGGATGACAACACGAACTTATTAATATCTTTCCGGCAACAAACGTTTCCACTATTTAAACCGCCTTTACTTTGGAGAACATTACAATTATTCTTCTTGACAAATGTCATTTATACCAT TAACAATAGCTTGGTGATGTGGATGCCACATATTGTTGAGGCTTTTACGAAGGGAGTCAGTTCAGAAGCCGTCTCTGGAAGCTTGTGCAACATCATTATGGGGACAGCAAAAGTAAAGAATTCTACCCATGAAGAA GTTGCCTGTTCATCTTCAATTCAATCTGGAACATTACTATCAGGCATTGCCCACGGAATAGTTTTTGCTGGTATCACACTGGCCGTATCAAAATTAGCTTCAAGAAAGAAAGCAATAATGATTGGCTTTCTCCTTATAACTGCCTTGTCCTGTCTGGGAGCAGTTTTTAATACGAATCATATAGGAAGTTTGATTCTGTATGTCGGAATGATGATGACGAACTTATGTATGGGAGTATTGTTCGCGTATTATGTGGAGTTGTTTTCTACTTCTTATAG GAGCATGGCATCATGTTTAGGTGTGATGGTGGCTCGTATCAGTGGTTTAGCTGGTGTCAACTTCCTCGGTGTGTTCCTCATGACCAACTGTGCCATGACCTTCTATGCTTTCACTGCTTATTTGTTTG TTGGTATTGCTGTGGCTGCGTATTACTTACCGGCAGATAAACCCTTAGGAATAAAATGGAAGATTTTACGCATCcaattgaaaaataaagtaaaaattaattCTCCAAGAAATTAA